In a single window of the Allobranchiibius huperziae genome:
- a CDS encoding aminotransferase class V-fold PLP-dependent enzyme, producing the protein MTVQATHTQHDTETPSGTEYGTAVPREPREPRAALRVVRDLPPHRVPQVQAHLPLTVAHELGVPTVHRTVVDAANFDHGATTPALVSVRDAVDAALPTYGSVHRGAGLPSRVTTGWFEQARVTVGEFVGARPDDEVVFTRNTTDALALLAHCVPRGTQVFAWESAHHAALLPWGRRNCTRLAVPNSASDAVQLLRSALAASDARGKLVVITGACNVTGEVWPVRELIAAAKEYGARTVIDAAQLAPHREIDLADLGADWVAFSGHKLYAPYGAGVLVGRRDWLDLASPYLPGGGATARVRHQRITWHSGAARHEGGTPNAVGAIALAAACATLRRHHEEIERHEAALADQLRTGLRSIPGVRLVSVLGEDRPNVGVVTFTVDGYDPALVSLVLSDEYGISVRDGRFCAHLLCDSILGDGSTAVRASIGLATRAHHVGRLVDGVRRLVEAGPTLDYTYDESTGWTAADDPRDLSVPCPW; encoded by the coding sequence GTGACCGTCCAGGCAACACACACCCAGCACGACACCGAGACCCCTTCCGGCACCGAGTACGGCACGGCCGTACCCCGCGAGCCCCGCGAGCCCCGCGCCGCGCTACGCGTCGTCCGCGACTTGCCGCCCCACCGCGTGCCCCAGGTGCAGGCCCACCTGCCGCTCACCGTGGCGCACGAACTCGGGGTGCCCACCGTGCACCGAACTGTTGTGGACGCCGCGAACTTCGACCACGGGGCGACCACCCCGGCGCTGGTCAGCGTGCGCGACGCCGTCGATGCCGCACTGCCGACGTACGGCTCGGTGCACCGGGGCGCCGGCCTGCCGAGCCGGGTGACCACCGGCTGGTTCGAGCAGGCGCGGGTGACCGTGGGCGAGTTCGTCGGAGCGCGCCCCGACGACGAGGTCGTCTTCACCCGCAACACCACCGACGCCCTGGCCCTGCTGGCGCACTGCGTGCCCCGCGGCACCCAGGTCTTCGCCTGGGAGTCGGCCCACCACGCCGCACTGCTGCCCTGGGGGCGGCGCAACTGCACCCGCCTCGCGGTCCCGAACAGCGCCTCCGACGCCGTGCAGCTGTTGCGCTCGGCGCTGGCCGCGAGTGACGCGCGCGGCAAGCTGGTCGTCATCACCGGCGCGTGCAACGTCACCGGTGAGGTGTGGCCGGTGCGCGAACTCATCGCCGCGGCCAAGGAGTACGGCGCGCGCACGGTCATCGACGCCGCGCAGCTGGCGCCGCACCGCGAGATCGACCTCGCCGACCTCGGCGCCGACTGGGTCGCGTTCTCCGGTCACAAGCTCTACGCGCCCTACGGCGCCGGGGTCCTCGTCGGCCGACGCGACTGGCTGGACCTCGCATCGCCCTACCTGCCCGGAGGCGGCGCCACGGCGCGCGTGCGTCATCAGCGCATCACGTGGCATTCCGGCGCGGCCCGTCACGAGGGCGGCACGCCCAACGCCGTGGGTGCCATCGCGCTCGCCGCTGCGTGCGCGACGCTGCGCCGCCACCACGAGGAGATCGAGCGCCACGAGGCCGCCCTCGCCGACCAGTTGCGGACCGGGCTGCGCTCCATCCCGGGCGTCCGCCTGGTCAGCGTGCTCGGCGAGGACCGCCCCAACGTGGGTGTGGTGACCTTCACGGTCGACGGGTACGACCCGGCGCTGGTGTCGTTGGTGCTCTCCGACGAGTACGGCATCTCGGTGCGCGACGGTCGCTTCTGCGCCCACCTCCTGTGCGACAGCATCCTGGGCGACGGCTCCACCGCGGTGCGGGCGAGCATCGGCCTCGCGACCCGCGCCCACCACGTGGGCCGCCTCGTCGACGGCGTACGCCGCCTGGTGGAGGCCGGACCCACGCTGGACTACACCTACGACGAGTCCACGGGCTGGACCGCAGCCGACGACCCGCGCGACCTGTCCGTCCCCTGCCCCTGGTGA
- a CDS encoding endonuclease/exonuclease/phosphatase family protein has translation MFLKYVALVVLCLVALVAACGMAARWIDADGVAPIVQSIFPLFGILAIAAFVAGVGVTAVVGPTRPMLIALVGLLLIAAVPVALAVPTLVPHTVHSRPGDEVIMTSNMEFGQASAAPIMAAVRAHHVDTLVLEEVTPDALERLDAAGLRTLLPHRVGRTRTDFRGTVIASAHPLTEESSFVPYDGAGMPVARVQTPEGTYLLRGVHTYAPLPNLTTRWRAGLDEVRRWRARQPMDMPLVIAGDFNASTAMPAFRRAIAGMTDAQRATGSGWVRTWPNGRSFPPFIALDHILVRDFDVVASGRVTVADTDHRAVWARVRLR, from the coding sequence ATGTTCTTGAAGTACGTCGCCCTCGTCGTGCTCTGCCTGGTGGCGCTGGTCGCAGCGTGCGGCATGGCGGCCCGCTGGATCGACGCCGACGGGGTCGCCCCGATCGTGCAGTCGATCTTCCCGCTCTTCGGCATCCTCGCGATAGCCGCGTTCGTCGCCGGCGTCGGCGTGACCGCCGTGGTCGGCCCGACGCGGCCCATGCTGATCGCCCTGGTGGGTCTGCTGCTCATCGCCGCGGTCCCTGTGGCGCTCGCGGTCCCGACCCTGGTGCCCCACACAGTGCACAGCCGGCCCGGCGACGAGGTGATCATGACCTCGAACATGGAGTTCGGTCAGGCGTCGGCGGCCCCCATCATGGCCGCGGTCCGGGCCCACCACGTCGACACGCTGGTGCTGGAGGAGGTCACACCGGATGCGCTCGAGCGTCTCGATGCTGCGGGTCTGCGCACCCTCCTGCCGCACCGGGTCGGTCGGACGCGCACCGACTTCCGCGGGACCGTGATCGCCAGCGCCCATCCGCTCACCGAGGAGAGCTCCTTCGTGCCGTACGACGGCGCGGGGATGCCGGTGGCGCGCGTGCAGACCCCGGAGGGCACCTACCTCCTGAGGGGCGTGCACACCTACGCCCCGCTGCCGAATCTCACGACCCGATGGCGCGCGGGTCTCGACGAGGTGCGTCGCTGGCGCGCCCGTCAGCCGATGGACATGCCGTTGGTGATCGCAGGCGACTTCAACGCCTCGACCGCGATGCCCGCCTTCCGCCGGGCCATCGCAGGGATGACCGACGCTCAACGGGCCACCGGCAGCGGCTGGGTCCGCACGTGGCCGAACGGGCGGTCGTTCCCGCCGTTCATCGCACTGGACCACATCCTGGTGCGCGACTTCGACGTCGTGGCCTCCGGGAGGGTCACGGTCGCCGATACCGACCACCGGGCCGTCTGGGCACGCGTCCGATTGCGCTAG
- a CDS encoding SatD family protein: MQDVKPAEHADPCATLIGDIVDSRGAPDRHALHTRLVSTLRRTDHLVAATTALRITVGDEFQASYETLGNALEAAFRIRLGLMPETLVRFGLSWGGATVLDARAGTQDGPAWWAARKAIEAAQAAERRPATHAVRTVYTPAQDDGPSAGAVNAALVCQDQLLSSLDERAMRILQRLVAGESRTEIARAEDVSPSAISQRIRAAGLEVIVNAARDLASVR; this comes from the coding sequence ATGCAGGACGTGAAGCCCGCTGAGCACGCAGACCCGTGCGCCACCCTGATCGGCGACATCGTGGACTCCCGGGGCGCCCCCGACCGCCATGCGTTGCACACCCGCCTCGTCTCCACCTTGCGCCGCACCGACCACCTGGTGGCCGCGACCACCGCACTGCGGATCACGGTAGGTGATGAATTCCAGGCCAGCTACGAAACCCTCGGCAATGCGCTGGAGGCGGCCTTCCGGATCAGGCTGGGCCTGATGCCCGAGACGCTGGTGCGATTCGGGCTGAGCTGGGGAGGCGCCACCGTGCTGGACGCCCGCGCCGGCACCCAGGACGGACCGGCGTGGTGGGCCGCCCGCAAGGCGATCGAAGCCGCGCAGGCGGCCGAACGACGACCGGCGACGCACGCCGTACGCACCGTCTACACCCCCGCGCAGGACGACGGCCCCAGCGCGGGAGCGGTCAACGCCGCCCTGGTGTGTCAGGACCAACTGCTTTCATCGCTGGATGAACGAGCCATGCGCATCCTGCAACGCCTCGTGGCAGGCGAGTCCCGCACGGAGATCGCACGCGCCGAGGACGTCTCCCCGTCGGCGATCTCCCAGCGCATCCGCGCCGCGGGCCTGGAAGTCATTGTGAACGCCGCCCGCGACCTCGCCTCCGTCCGATGA
- a CDS encoding transglycosylase family protein — MKNISTKTRMITVGAVGTAMLGTGLAAAGSAHAASGSVWDRVAACESGGNWAINTGNGFYGGLQFTQQTWAGYGGTAYAARADLASRSAQIAVAQKVLASQGAGAWPVCSKKAGLTSGNGASSGGGVATPTPRTVVKHPGRSASRPVVKQRHAVAPQVRTYRHVAAAPQVRTHLHRAAAPQLRTQPTGRVITVHAGDTLSKLAERYHVKGGWQALFAMNKGTVNNANLIFVGQHLSI, encoded by the coding sequence ATGAAGAACATCTCCACCAAGACTCGCATGATCACGGTCGGTGCCGTCGGCACCGCGATGCTCGGCACCGGCCTCGCGGCCGCCGGCAGCGCACACGCTGCCTCCGGCTCCGTGTGGGACCGCGTCGCTGCTTGTGAGAGCGGCGGCAACTGGGCCATCAACACCGGCAACGGCTTCTACGGTGGCCTGCAGTTCACCCAGCAGACCTGGGCCGGCTACGGCGGCACGGCGTATGCCGCTCGCGCGGACCTCGCCAGCCGTTCGGCACAGATCGCGGTCGCCCAGAAGGTGCTCGCCTCCCAGGGCGCCGGCGCATGGCCGGTCTGCTCCAAGAAGGCCGGCCTGACCTCCGGCAACGGCGCGAGCAGCGGTGGTGGCGTCGCCACCCCGACCCCCCGCACCGTCGTCAAGCACCCCGGCCGCAGCGCCTCGCGCCCCGTGGTCAAGCAGCGTCACGCGGTCGCACCCCAGGTGCGTACCTACCGTCACGTTGCCGCTGCTCCCCAGGTGCGCACGCACCTGCACCGCGCCGCTGCGCCGCAGCTGCGTACGCAGCCCACCGGCCGTGTCATCACGGTGCACGCCGGCGACACGCTCAGCAAGCTCGCTGAGCGGTACCACGTCAAGGGTGGCTGGCAGGCCCTGTTCGCCATGAACAAGGGCACTGTGAACAACGCCAACCTGATCTTCGTCGGACAGCACCTGTCCATCTGA
- a CDS encoding RNase J family beta-CASP ribonuclease, producing MSHPHPELSAPPRLPKDGVRVVALGGLGEVGRNMTVIEYAGRLLIVDCGVLFPEDHPGVDLILPDFQYIRERLDDIDAIVLTHGHEDHIGAVPYLLKLKPDIPLVGSTLTLALIEAKLKEHRITPYTLGVKEGDREKLGPFDCEFIAVNHSIPDALAVFIRTPAGTLLHTGDFKMDQLPLDGRITDLRAFARLGEEGVDLFLTDSTNAEVPGFTTPERDITPAIERVFSEASRRIIVACFSSHVHRVQQVIDTAYKHKRKVALVGRSMVRNMGIAADLGYLTIPDGVLVDVKKLDDLQDNKIVLVCTGSQGEPMAALSRMANRDHRIDVGQGDTVLMASSLIPGNENAVYRVINGLMRLGANVVHKGNAMVHVSGHASAGELLYCYNIVKPRNVMPVHGEWRHLIANGDLAVKTGVPRSNVVLAEDGVVVDLVKGKASITGAVPCGYIYVDGSLVGTTDETLLKDRRILRDEGFVTVIVVRDADTGQIAAGPQIQARGFAEGEAVLDEVLPKLEAALEEARRKGVTDSYQLQQVIRRTVGSFMGGKLRRRPMIIPVVIDA from the coding sequence GTGAGCCATCCCCACCCCGAACTGAGCGCGCCACCGCGCCTGCCCAAGGACGGCGTACGCGTCGTCGCCCTGGGCGGCCTGGGCGAGGTCGGTCGCAACATGACCGTCATCGAGTACGCCGGTCGGCTGCTCATCGTCGACTGCGGCGTCCTCTTCCCCGAGGACCACCCCGGCGTGGACCTGATCCTGCCGGACTTCCAGTACATCCGGGAGCGCCTCGACGACATCGACGCGATCGTCCTCACCCATGGGCACGAGGACCACATCGGCGCGGTGCCCTATCTGCTGAAGCTCAAGCCCGACATCCCCCTCGTCGGTTCGACGCTGACGCTGGCCCTGATCGAGGCCAAGCTCAAGGAGCACCGGATCACGCCCTACACCCTCGGCGTCAAGGAGGGCGACCGGGAGAAGCTCGGCCCGTTCGACTGCGAGTTCATCGCGGTCAACCACTCCATCCCCGACGCGCTCGCGGTCTTCATCCGCACGCCCGCCGGCACCCTGCTGCACACCGGCGACTTCAAGATGGACCAGCTGCCGCTGGACGGGCGGATCACCGACCTGCGGGCGTTCGCGCGGCTCGGCGAGGAGGGCGTCGACCTCTTCCTGACCGACTCCACCAACGCCGAGGTGCCGGGCTTCACCACTCCGGAACGCGACATCACGCCCGCCATCGAGCGCGTCTTCTCCGAGGCGTCCCGCCGGATCATCGTGGCGTGCTTCAGCTCGCACGTGCACCGCGTGCAGCAGGTGATCGACACGGCGTACAAGCACAAGCGCAAGGTCGCACTCGTCGGTCGCTCGATGGTGCGCAACATGGGCATCGCCGCCGACCTCGGCTACCTCACCATCCCCGACGGGGTGCTCGTCGACGTCAAGAAGCTCGACGACCTGCAGGACAACAAGATCGTGCTGGTCTGCACCGGTTCGCAGGGCGAGCCGATGGCTGCGCTGTCCCGCATGGCCAACCGCGATCACCGCATCGATGTCGGCCAGGGCGACACCGTGCTGATGGCCAGTTCCCTGATCCCGGGCAACGAGAACGCCGTCTACCGGGTGATCAACGGCCTGATGCGCCTCGGCGCGAATGTCGTGCACAAGGGCAACGCCATGGTGCATGTCTCCGGGCACGCCAGCGCGGGGGAGTTGCTCTACTGCTACAACATCGTCAAGCCGCGCAACGTGATGCCGGTGCACGGCGAATGGCGCCACCTGATCGCCAACGGCGACCTCGCCGTGAAGACCGGCGTGCCGCGCAGCAACGTCGTGCTCGCCGAGGACGGCGTCGTCGTCGACCTCGTGAAGGGCAAGGCCTCCATCACCGGCGCGGTGCCGTGCGGCTACATCTACGTCGACGGCTCGCTGGTGGGCACCACCGATGAGACCCTGCTGAAGGACCGCCGGATCCTGCGCGACGAGGGTTTCGTGACCGTCATCGTCGTACGCGACGCCGACACCGGGCAGATCGCGGCCGGACCGCAGATCCAGGCCCGCGGCTTCGCCGAGGGAGAGGCGGTCCTCGACGAAGTGCTGCCGAAGCTCGAGGCCGCCCTGGAGGAGGCCCGCCGCAAGGGCGTCACCGACTCCTACCAGTTGCAGCAGGTCATCCGCCGCACCGTGGGCTCGTTCATGGGCGGCAAGCTGCGCCGGCGTCCCATGATCATCCCGGTCGTCATCGACGCCTGA
- the dapA gene encoding 4-hydroxy-tetrahydrodipicolinate synthase has product MTSTPFGRTVTAMVTPMREDGALDLDGTQRLAAYLADHGNDGLVVNGTTGESATTTDEENVAVVRAVVEAVGDRVAVTAGVGTNDTAHSCRAAEALAAVGADAVLIVTPYYNKPTQAGIVEHFRAVVGATGLPAMAYDIPGRTGTALASDTIRSLAQIPELVAVKDAKGDLFAASRLMHETDLLWYSGDDVLNLPWLALGAVGVVSVVGHVAGSQYAEMVAAVDRGDLPRAREIHTTLIPAIEAVMNTTQGAIMAKAAMRMLGVIESDFCRLPLLPAAPEHLDILREGLRRSGVL; this is encoded by the coding sequence ATGACGTCCACTCCGTTCGGCCGCACCGTCACCGCGATGGTGACCCCCATGCGCGAGGACGGCGCACTCGACCTGGACGGCACCCAACGCCTCGCGGCGTACCTGGCCGACCACGGCAACGACGGCCTGGTGGTCAACGGCACGACCGGGGAGTCCGCGACCACCACCGACGAGGAGAACGTCGCCGTCGTACGCGCCGTCGTCGAGGCCGTCGGCGACCGGGTGGCGGTCACCGCGGGTGTCGGCACCAACGACACCGCCCACTCGTGCCGTGCCGCCGAGGCGCTCGCCGCGGTCGGGGCCGACGCGGTCCTGATCGTCACGCCGTACTACAACAAACCGACCCAGGCCGGCATCGTCGAGCACTTCCGCGCGGTCGTCGGGGCCACCGGGCTCCCCGCGATGGCCTACGACATCCCCGGCCGCACCGGCACGGCCCTCGCGAGCGACACGATCCGCAGCCTGGCCCAGATCCCGGAGCTGGTTGCCGTCAAGGACGCCAAGGGCGACCTGTTCGCGGCCAGTCGGCTCATGCACGAGACCGACCTTCTGTGGTACTCCGGTGACGACGTGCTCAACCTTCCCTGGCTCGCCCTCGGCGCCGTGGGGGTCGTCAGCGTCGTCGGCCATGTCGCCGGGAGTCAGTACGCCGAGATGGTCGCCGCTGTCGACCGCGGCGACCTGCCGCGCGCCCGCGAGATCCACACCACGCTGATACCCGCCATCGAGGCGGTCATGAACACCACGCAGGGCGCGATCATGGCCAAGGCCGCCATGAGGATGCTCGGCGTGATCGAGTCCGATTTCTGCCGCCTGCCCCTGTTGCCGGCGGCACCCGAGCACCTCGACATTCTGCGCGAGGGCCTTCGCCGATCAGGAGTTCTGTGA